A single region of the Pseudalkalibacillus berkeleyi genome encodes:
- the queF gene encoding preQ(1) synthase, with the protein MAKVEVNHSKYEGIRFDIENEDVILVDILETIPYEYVGKNTLVKIPTTEFTSVCPWSGLPDFAEFHISYIPNENLVEMKSLKYYLTSYRNVGIYQEHATNRILDDLVQLLDPKEMQITAIWNARGGLGTEVIAEYKKGE; encoded by the coding sequence GTGGCAAAAGTTGAGGTAAACCACAGTAAATATGAAGGTATTCGATTTGATATTGAAAATGAGGATGTCATCCTTGTTGATATACTAGAAACAATTCCATACGAATATGTAGGGAAAAATACACTCGTTAAGATTCCAACAACTGAATTTACATCCGTTTGTCCATGGTCAGGACTTCCGGATTTCGCTGAATTCCATATCAGCTATATTCCGAATGAGAATCTTGTAGAGATGAAATCATTGAAATATTACTTGACTTCATATCGAAACGTAGGTATTTATCAAGAGCATGCAACCAACCGTATTCTTGATGATCTGGTACAACTTCTTGATCCAAAGGAAATGCAGATTACTGCAATTTGGAATGCAAGAGGCGGACTAGGAACAGAAGTTATCGCAGAATACAAAAAAGGCGAATAA
- a CDS encoding thioredoxin family protein: protein MKTITSTEEWNEAIQSENAIIMFSAVWCPDCVIVKPIMREIEDEFAAFDYYYVDRDAHIELCQELDIFGIPSFLAYRNGKEVGRYVDKERKSKEQIVNFLQSVR from the coding sequence ATGAAGACAATTACCTCAACTGAGGAATGGAACGAAGCGATTCAATCTGAGAATGCAATCATCATGTTCTCAGCTGTATGGTGTCCAGACTGTGTGATAGTAAAGCCAATTATGCGAGAAATTGAAGATGAATTCGCAGCCTTTGATTATTATTACGTGGATCGGGATGCGCACATCGAATTATGTCAGGAACTTGATATCTTTGGTATACCGAGCTTTCTGGCATATCGGAATGGCAAAGAGGTTGGTCGCTATGTAGATAAGGAGCGAAAATCAAAGGAACAAATTGTAAACTTCCTGCAATCCGTAAGGTAA
- a CDS encoding PTS transporter subunit IIC, producing MKTFLAKKGVSLSAHTYFVTALSYMALGLFSSLIVGLILKTLGERVEGLAFLTEIGTLAMSLMGPAIGVAIAYGLNAPPLVLFSAVIAGAAGSALGGGPAGSFVASVIAVEVGKMISKETKVDIIVTPFVTVTTGYVVAKFISPKISDVMVNFGELIMWATEQRPFVMGILVAALMGLALTAPISSAAIAIMLGLEGLAAGAATIGCAAQMIGFATSSFRDNGWGGWFAQGLGTSMLQVANIVKKPIILIPPTVAGMLLAPFGTVVWVTSNIPAGAGMGTSGFVGQIMTFESMGFNTHTFMIIALLHFIGPALISLVLSELLRKKGYIQPGDMKIDY from the coding sequence TTGAAAACATTTCTAGCGAAAAAAGGTGTCTCGCTATCTGCACATACATATTTTGTAACTGCATTAAGTTATATGGCACTCGGACTATTTTCATCATTAATTGTTGGGCTCATCTTGAAAACGCTTGGAGAAAGAGTTGAAGGTCTAGCGTTTTTAACTGAAATCGGGACACTTGCCATGAGTTTAATGGGACCAGCTATAGGTGTGGCAATCGCATACGGGTTAAATGCGCCACCGCTTGTTTTATTCTCTGCCGTCATTGCGGGGGCAGCGGGAAGTGCGCTTGGTGGAGGACCAGCCGGAAGTTTCGTTGCTTCAGTTATTGCTGTTGAGGTAGGGAAAATGATTTCAAAAGAGACGAAAGTTGATATTATCGTTACACCCTTTGTAACGGTAACGACAGGATACGTTGTGGCAAAATTCATTTCTCCTAAAATATCAGACGTTATGGTTAATTTCGGTGAGCTCATTATGTGGGCAACTGAACAACGACCATTCGTGATGGGTATTCTTGTAGCAGCTTTAATGGGGCTAGCACTTACTGCACCGATTTCTAGTGCTGCAATTGCGATCATGCTCGGGTTGGAAGGTTTGGCAGCGGGTGCTGCGACAATTGGTTGTGCTGCACAAATGATTGGATTTGCAACATCAAGCTTTCGTGATAATGGATGGGGAGGTTGGTTCGCTCAAGGATTAGGAACGTCTATGCTTCAGGTGGCAAACATCGTTAAGAAACCGATTATTTTGATTCCACCAACTGTGGCTGGGATGTTACTAGCTCCTTTTGGAACCGTCGTTTGGGTTACATCTAATATCCCCGCAGGAGCAGGAATGGGAACGAGTGGTTTCGTGGGGCAAATCATGACTTTCGAGTCTATGGGATTCAACACACACACATTTATGATCATCGCCTTACTACACTTTATTGGACCTGCTCTCATCTCTTTAGTATTATCAGAATTGTTAAGAAAGAAAGGGTATATCCAACCCGGAGATATGAAAATTGATTATTAA
- a CDS encoding methyl-accepting chemotaxis protein — MGQMPKLPKIPKLSKESFTSKVPNLPKMPEMTINNKVRLMLTMAIVGIVILFAFTMFYIFMTQNMDQKKTDLQTLSSETAGVGASFSQIRKLEQEYLRTNREIIITEIETHINELHEQADNIQKDHKNFAKAYEDIINQIVNYHESFNNTAKLTADIDSMQGILDEKSDALFKVLSSESQSLQSEFYELRVLEKQYFLAGTTTDLNRYNDQKEKISSNVKSSEMDQDKKSAFSSAFLAYTSAVDTVQSYRGQINQSVVNFEEIGMSLEKSITNLEKSVQAESQSLNKSQDRLSTILLWTLIVMSIVIIGAMVALGFWLMRTIKSSITSLKEGATIIGEGNLGHRVRVEQQDEMGELAITFNTMAEKMQKAMSEVNVASDKLSSSSQHLAAISQETTAQTEEVNEAIQQVSNGAQVQADHLLESTELIDRVTSSVEDSAQLSMQISEDSQSTELEGKEGLQIVENLDKSSNEFLSLANHLIKQVQEANHNSQQIGSIVDTIKDIASSTDLLALNAAIESARAGDAGRGFAVVAQEVRKLAERSKSEAQNIYKLIAVMSEQMEQLSNEAEQFDHYRTEQQTSVDRTKNAFTKIVDNVSGINSRIQQIRTAINHVQTSNSALSEKLQEVSAISQESVAASEQVSASSIHQKEAISEVNHAANELQHIALMLQEEVGQFNLVSSFVEEELTTEVTEDHESVDHDSGYKNEAAASKEIDDVNGEDKN, encoded by the coding sequence ATGGGACAGATGCCGAAGCTACCAAAGATACCAAAGTTATCAAAGGAATCATTTACATCTAAAGTACCTAACTTACCTAAGATGCCAGAGATGACAATTAACAACAAAGTACGACTTATGCTGACAATGGCAATCGTAGGAATCGTAATTTTATTTGCTTTTACGATGTTCTACATCTTTATGACTCAGAACATGGATCAAAAGAAAACAGATTTGCAAACACTATCGTCCGAAACTGCTGGTGTTGGTGCTAGTTTCTCTCAAATTCGTAAGCTAGAACAAGAATATTTGAGAACAAACAGAGAGATTATCATCACTGAAATTGAAACTCATATTAATGAACTTCATGAACAGGCGGATAATATACAAAAAGATCATAAAAACTTTGCAAAAGCGTATGAAGACATTATCAACCAAATTGTGAATTACCATGAGTCTTTTAACAACACCGCGAAGTTGACTGCAGATATAGACAGTATGCAAGGGATCCTTGATGAAAAGTCTGATGCCCTATTTAAGGTTCTTTCTTCCGAAAGTCAAAGTTTGCAATCAGAGTTTTACGAGTTAAGGGTGCTCGAGAAACAGTATTTCTTAGCAGGCACTACAACTGACCTTAACCGATACAATGATCAAAAAGAAAAAATAAGTAGTAATGTAAAGTCATCAGAAATGGATCAAGACAAAAAGTCGGCATTCAGTTCAGCATTTCTAGCGTATACAAGTGCAGTTGATACAGTCCAATCCTATCGTGGTCAAATTAACCAATCTGTCGTGAATTTCGAAGAAATCGGAATGAGCTTAGAGAAATCTATTACAAACCTTGAAAAATCAGTTCAAGCTGAATCGCAATCATTAAATAAGAGTCAGGACCGTTTATCAACGATTCTTCTTTGGACATTGATTGTGATGAGTATTGTGATCATAGGGGCGATGGTCGCTCTAGGATTCTGGCTAATGCGAACGATTAAATCATCGATCACGAGTCTTAAAGAAGGCGCTACAATTATTGGAGAAGGTAACCTAGGACATAGAGTGAGAGTAGAACAACAGGATGAAATGGGTGAACTTGCCATTACCTTCAACACCATGGCAGAAAAAATGCAAAAAGCGATGTCTGAGGTAAATGTTGCTTCAGATAAGCTTTCATCATCTTCCCAACACCTTGCTGCTATTTCTCAAGAAACCACTGCTCAAACCGAAGAAGTAAATGAAGCGATCCAACAAGTATCTAATGGCGCACAAGTTCAAGCAGATCATCTATTAGAAAGTACAGAATTAATTGATAGAGTAACATCATCAGTTGAAGATTCTGCTCAATTGAGTATGCAAATTAGTGAAGACTCACAATCTACAGAACTTGAAGGGAAAGAAGGCCTTCAAATTGTTGAGAATTTAGATAAGAGTTCAAATGAATTCCTATCTCTTGCAAACCACTTAATTAAACAAGTACAAGAAGCAAATCACAATTCACAACAAATCGGCTCTATCGTCGATACAATTAAGGACATTGCAAGTAGTACAGATTTACTTGCCTTAAATGCAGCGATTGAATCGGCTCGAGCTGGTGATGCAGGACGAGGGTTTGCAGTCGTAGCTCAAGAAGTCCGAAAGCTTGCTGAACGATCTAAATCTGAAGCGCAAAACATTTACAAGCTTATTGCTGTCATGTCTGAACAGATGGAACAGCTTTCAAATGAAGCAGAACAGTTCGATCATTACCGAACTGAACAACAAACTTCAGTTGATCGAACGAAGAATGCATTTACGAAAATTGTGGATAACGTTTCGGGAATTAATTCGCGAATCCAACAAATCCGTACTGCAATTAATCATGTACAAACATCAAACTCTGCTTTATCAGAAAAGCTACAAGAAGTAAGTGCGATTTCACAGGAATCTGTCGCAGCTTCTGAACAAGTGAGTGCATCTAGTATTCATCAAAAAGAAGCGATCAGTGAGGTCAATCATGCTGCTAATGAGCTACAACATATCGCTCTGATGCTACAAGAAGAAGTAGGTCAATTTAATTTGGTTAGTAGCTTTGTGGAAGAAGAATTAACAACAGAAGTTACTGAAGATCATGAGAGTGTAGACCATGACTCAGGTTATAAGAATGAAGCCGCTGCATCAAAAGAAATAGATGATGTAAACGGAGAGGACAAAAACTAA
- the mltG gene encoding endolytic transglycosylase MltG → MTKRVLIRISLIVLLLLLFWGGYELTPATGETQSITVKPGQSLREVAEVLHNKKLIKNKQIFLLYGSIRKLDSQIKQGTHEIPGSETIPRVYEELTTSPMEDGVEVTFPEGFTVEQIADRLEKNKLINRAAFVKLVQTGEGISHPLVKEIKKQKGMKYLLEGYLFPDTYSFPKKSSEKAIIEKMLTRFQQVREEIAPEDKISLNEWVTLASIVEKEAVVDKERELIAGVFHNRMEDEWRLQSCATVQYVLDKPRERLLYKDLETKSPYNTYIHEGLPPGPISNPGKQSLLASNNAKNHNYYFFVVKGDGSGEHHFSKTFKEHQKHTDHKGNW, encoded by the coding sequence ATGACAAAACGAGTACTCATCCGAATATCGCTAATTGTCTTGCTTCTTTTATTATTTTGGGGTGGTTATGAGTTAACGCCTGCAACAGGGGAAACGCAAAGCATTACCGTCAAGCCAGGGCAATCGTTACGTGAAGTTGCAGAAGTTTTACATAACAAAAAGCTCATTAAGAACAAACAAATCTTTCTGTTATACGGCTCAATTCGAAAACTTGATAGTCAAATCAAACAAGGCACGCATGAGATACCAGGATCGGAGACGATTCCACGCGTTTATGAGGAGCTCACTACCTCACCTATGGAGGATGGCGTTGAGGTCACGTTTCCAGAGGGATTTACTGTAGAGCAAATAGCTGATCGATTAGAAAAGAATAAATTAATCAATCGCGCAGCCTTTGTTAAATTGGTACAAACTGGAGAGGGCATTTCACATCCGCTCGTTAAAGAAATAAAGAAACAGAAGGGGATGAAGTATTTATTAGAAGGATATTTGTTTCCTGATACCTACTCATTTCCAAAAAAATCTTCGGAAAAAGCCATTATTGAAAAAATGCTTACAAGATTCCAACAAGTACGCGAGGAAATTGCACCAGAAGATAAAATATCGCTCAATGAATGGGTTACACTCGCTTCTATTGTTGAAAAAGAGGCTGTCGTGGATAAAGAACGTGAATTAATTGCTGGCGTTTTTCATAATCGGATGGAAGATGAGTGGAGGCTCCAATCTTGTGCGACTGTCCAATATGTACTTGATAAGCCGAGAGAGCGCTTGTTGTATAAAGATTTAGAAACAAAGAGCCCATACAACACATACATTCATGAGGGGCTGCCACCAGGTCCGATCAGCAATCCAGGTAAACAATCTCTATTAGCGAGTAACAATGCGAAAAATCATAACTACTATTTCTTCGTTGTAAAAGGGGACGGTTCTGGAGAGCATCATTTCTCTAAAACCTTTAAAGAACATCAAAAACATACTGATCATAAAGGAAATTGGTAA
- a CDS encoding YtoQ family protein gives MNLTVYLAGQIHDPWRDELIEKAHSKDLPLTFVSPMTNHSRSDAIGEEISGEQPTKIMKDDKASEFNNLRTEVLMAKSDVVIAYFGESYKQWNTAMDASTALAKNKPLILIRDESLHHALKELSNKATATVENFDQAIKALSYVFETE, from the coding sequence ATGAATTTAACTGTCTATTTAGCAGGACAAATCCATGATCCATGGAGAGATGAATTAATTGAAAAAGCTCATTCAAAAGATTTACCACTGACATTCGTGAGCCCTATGACGAACCATAGTCGGTCAGATGCCATTGGCGAAGAAATTTCAGGAGAACAGCCAACGAAAATAATGAAGGATGATAAAGCCTCTGAATTCAATAATTTAAGAACTGAAGTATTAATGGCAAAATCCGATGTAGTCATCGCTTATTTTGGAGAAAGCTATAAGCAGTGGAATACGGCAATGGATGCTTCAACCGCACTTGCGAAAAATAAACCACTGATTTTAATCAGAGATGAATCCCTCCACCATGCTTTGAAAGAGTTATCGAACAAAGCAACCGCAACCGTCGAAAACTTCGACCAAGCAATCAAAGCCCTCTCCTATGTGTTTGAAACAGAATAA
- a CDS encoding DUF84 family protein — translation MKVAVGSRNPAKIRSVETIVDSIGWEVEGVDVPSHVSPQPFSDDETRKGAYNRAKGCIALGYDIGIGLEGGVEETEEGLFLSNWGSLVTKEGQTYYASGAKILLPDEVSRSVRAGTELGDVMASFTDQQDISKKEGAVGVFSAGYVTRSDMFAHVVKLLVGQYHYDK, via the coding sequence ATGAAAGTAGCAGTCGGGTCACGAAATCCTGCGAAAATACGGTCTGTAGAGACTATAGTCGATTCAATAGGCTGGGAAGTGGAAGGCGTTGACGTCCCATCCCATGTATCTCCTCAACCATTCTCAGATGACGAGACGAGAAAGGGTGCATATAATCGAGCAAAGGGTTGTATTGCATTAGGTTATGACATCGGTATTGGGCTTGAGGGTGGCGTTGAAGAAACGGAAGAGGGCCTCTTTCTGTCTAATTGGGGTTCGCTTGTAACGAAAGAGGGGCAAACCTATTATGCAAGCGGTGCGAAAATTTTATTACCCGATGAAGTTAGTCGATCTGTTCGTGCAGGGACTGAATTAGGAGATGTGATGGCCTCATTTACAGACCAACAAGACATTTCTAAGAAAGAAGGAGCAGTTGGTGTGTTTTCTGCCGGCTACGTTACACGAAGCGATATGTTTGCACATGTGGTTAAACTCCTAGTCGGACAGTATCACTACGACAAATAA
- a CDS encoding M42 family metallopeptidase, translated as MNKDTLQLFKTLTELQGAPGFEHDIRKFVRSELEPFSDELIQDRLGSIFGVKKGKENDPKIMVAGHMDEVGFMVSQITRNGMLKFETLGGWWSQVLLAQRVQVMTDQGPVIGVIGSTPPHLLEEAQRSKPMPMKHMYIDIGADDREDAKAIGIRPGQQVVPICPFTPMANEKKILAKAWDNRYGVGLAIELMKELKGTELPNNLYSGATVQEEAGLRGAKTAANMIQPDLFYALDASPANDSNGDKEAFGQLGQGALLRILDRTMITHKGMREFILDTAESNDIPYQYFISKGGTDAGSVHVTGEGVPSAVVGICSRYIHTSASMIHIDDYAAAKELLLKLVKQSDRSTVDQIIYE; from the coding sequence ATGAACAAAGATACGTTACAGCTTTTTAAGACGTTAACAGAATTACAAGGTGCACCGGGATTTGAGCATGATATCCGAAAATTTGTTCGAAGTGAACTAGAACCTTTTTCAGATGAATTGATTCAAGATCGACTAGGCAGTATTTTCGGAGTGAAGAAGGGGAAAGAAAACGACCCTAAAATCATGGTAGCTGGCCATATGGACGAAGTCGGGTTTATGGTTTCGCAAATTACGAGAAACGGTATGTTGAAATTCGAAACCCTTGGTGGTTGGTGGAGTCAAGTATTACTTGCACAACGTGTTCAAGTGATGACAGATCAAGGACCAGTTATTGGAGTAATTGGATCAACGCCTCCCCACTTATTAGAAGAGGCACAGCGATCTAAACCGATGCCGATGAAGCATATGTACATTGATATTGGTGCGGATGATCGTGAGGATGCGAAAGCGATTGGCATTCGTCCTGGCCAACAAGTCGTTCCAATCTGCCCATTCACTCCAATGGCGAATGAGAAGAAGATACTAGCGAAGGCATGGGACAATCGATATGGGGTAGGACTAGCTATTGAATTAATGAAAGAACTTAAGGGTACTGAGCTTCCGAATAACCTGTACTCAGGTGCGACAGTACAAGAAGAAGCAGGCCTTAGAGGAGCAAAAACAGCCGCAAACATGATCCAACCAGATCTTTTCTATGCATTAGATGCTAGCCCTGCAAATGATTCGAACGGGGACAAAGAAGCTTTCGGTCAACTAGGACAAGGTGCCCTACTACGAATTCTTGATCGGACCATGATTACGCATAAAGGAATGCGCGAGTTTATTCTTGATACGGCTGAATCAAATGATATCCCTTACCAATACTTCATCTCTAAAGGTGGGACAGATGCAGGGAGCGTCCACGTAACAGGTGAAGGTGTACCGTCTGCAGTTGTAGGGATTTGCTCACGATATATCCATACATCTGCATCAATGATTCATATAGACGATTACGCAGCTGCTAAAGAATTATTACTTAAACTAGTTAAGCAATCTGATCGATCGACAGTCGACCAAATCATTTACGAATAA
- the queC gene encoding 7-cyano-7-deazaguanine synthase QueC: MKKAVVVLSGGLDSTTCMGIAKEKGYSLYPITFHYGQRHNREVEQAEKVAKYFDAPEHRVVDVSFLQQIGGSALTDESIDVRQGGVDEDIPATYVPARNMIFLSLASAYAEVIGAEAIYIGVSAVDYSGYPDCRPEFIESMNETVNLATKAGATGGKFEIEAPLIQMTKKETIEEGLRLDVPYDLTTSCYLGEQVACGECDSCLLRLKGFEEAGAEDPIPYATRG, translated from the coding sequence ATGAAGAAAGCTGTTGTCGTTCTAAGCGGCGGACTAGATAGTACTACATGTATGGGAATCGCAAAAGAAAAGGGCTATTCACTTTATCCGATTACGTTTCATTATGGACAACGCCACAATCGTGAAGTTGAACAAGCTGAAAAGGTTGCCAAATATTTCGATGCTCCAGAACATCGTGTTGTAGATGTTAGCTTCCTGCAACAGATCGGTGGAAGCGCATTGACTGATGAGTCTATAGACGTTAGACAAGGCGGAGTAGATGAAGATATTCCTGCAACATACGTACCAGCCCGAAATATGATATTCCTATCACTTGCAAGTGCTTATGCAGAGGTGATTGGAGCAGAAGCGATATATATCGGCGTATCAGCCGTTGACTATAGCGGTTACCCTGATTGTAGACCTGAATTTATTGAAAGCATGAACGAAACGGTTAACCTTGCGACAAAAGCTGGAGCTACAGGTGGGAAATTTGAGATTGAGGCACCGCTTATTCAAATGACGAAGAAGGAAACGATTGAAGAGGGATTACGTTTGGACGTACCGTATGACCTAACGACATCTTGTTACCTAGGAGAACAAGTCGCTTGTGGCGAGTGTGATAGCTGCCTTTTACGCTTGAAAGGCTTTGAAGAAGCTGGAGCTGAAGACCCGATTCCTTATGCCACAAGAGGCTGA
- a CDS encoding 7-carboxy-7-deazaguanine synthase QueE has product MSKQMILPDQTEYMKWELPMVEIFETVEGEGSMAGFPTVFVRVFHCNLRCTWCDTDYSYAPAKEEYKATIEEIVEKVQSFPSRRICFTGGEPLIHGTKSAALLKAMCDLDHITDVHIETNGAIDLIPFEALRNEDEAIKNKARFIMDYKLPDSGEMDRMIHENFEILRSQDEIKFVIGSDEDFNIATSVVKEHHKEGQVLFSPVWETMPPKKLVSKMLAEPLPEVKLSLQMHKVIWDPNQRGV; this is encoded by the coding sequence ATGAGTAAACAAATGATTTTACCTGACCAAACGGAATATATGAAATGGGAGCTTCCTATGGTCGAGATTTTTGAAACAGTTGAAGGCGAAGGTAGCATGGCAGGCTTTCCTACAGTTTTCGTACGTGTGTTTCATTGTAATTTACGATGTACATGGTGTGATACGGATTATAGCTATGCGCCAGCTAAGGAAGAATATAAAGCGACGATTGAAGAGATTGTGGAGAAGGTTCAAAGCTTTCCAAGTCGTCGGATCTGCTTTACAGGTGGAGAGCCTTTGATTCATGGAACGAAATCTGCTGCATTACTAAAGGCAATGTGTGACTTAGATCATATTACAGATGTGCATATTGAAACGAATGGGGCAATCGATCTTATTCCATTTGAAGCGTTACGAAATGAAGATGAAGCTATAAAAAATAAAGCAAGATTCATTATGGACTACAAATTACCAGATTCAGGTGAGATGGATAGGATGATCCATGAGAATTTTGAAATTTTACGATCACAGGATGAGATTAAATTTGTGATCGGAAGCGATGAAGACTTTAACATCGCAACCTCAGTTGTAAAAGAACACCACAAGGAAGGTCAAGTGTTGTTTAGTCCAGTATGGGAAACGATGCCTCCGAAAAAGCTCGTATCAAAAATGCTAGCTGAGCCACTACCAGAGGTCAAACTAAGCCTACAAATGCACAAAGTGATCTGGGATCCAAATCAGAGAGGGGTATAA
- the queD gene encoding 6-carboxytetrahydropterin synthase QueD, protein MDFQIPKKVEKIDEDIQRHELKYHNKRVAVTKEFTFDAAHHLHCYEGKCKSLHGHTYKLVITVSGFVNEIGITVDFGDIKALFKEEIDSKLDHRYLNDALPKMNTTAENMIVWIWEQLERRLKVDEYKKLGTRLEELKLYETPTSYATLKREWMDNE, encoded by the coding sequence ATGGATTTTCAAATTCCTAAAAAGGTAGAAAAGATTGACGAAGATATCCAACGTCACGAATTGAAGTATCATAATAAGCGTGTTGCTGTTACGAAGGAATTCACGTTTGATGCGGCCCATCATTTACATTGTTATGAAGGAAAGTGTAAAAGTTTACATGGACATACTTATAAATTAGTTATTACAGTTAGTGGTTTCGTCAATGAGATTGGTATAACAGTGGATTTTGGTGATATTAAAGCCCTTTTTAAAGAGGAAATTGATTCAAAACTTGATCATCGGTATTTAAATGACGCTCTGCCGAAAATGAATACGACTGCAGAAAATATGATCGTTTGGATCTGGGAACAGTTAGAACGACGCCTCAAGGTAGATGAATATAAGAAGCTAGGAACGCGTTTAGAAGAATTAAAGCTTTATGAAACGCCAACAAGCTACGCAACTTTAAAACGAGAGTGGATGGACAATGAGTAA
- a CDS encoding PepSY domain-containing protein, which translates to MTKPILLYYRIKENNSVGKGHAILKTSTIVGVGLGFLAGAFVSKQIQTRPITPEAALSNIKQKVQAKVSGSWIYTNKESVNVNDLHYNVYKGGFTRETPSGDEHFLFTVDADTGSVIELSSTNV; encoded by the coding sequence ATGACAAAACCCATTCTGTTATACTATAGAATAAAGGAAAACAATTCGGTTGGAAAGGGGCATGCCATTTTGAAAACTTCTACCATTGTAGGTGTAGGTTTAGGCTTTCTTGCAGGGGCATTCGTTTCAAAGCAAATACAAACGAGACCTATTACACCTGAAGCAGCACTCAGCAATATTAAACAGAAGGTGCAAGCAAAAGTCAGTGGATCTTGGATCTACACAAATAAAGAAAGCGTAAATGTAAATGACTTACACTATAATGTCTATAAAGGCGGATTTACACGTGAGACGCCTTCGGGTGATGAGCACTTTCTTTTCACTGTAGATGCTGACACTGGATCTGTTATTGAATTATCAAGTACAAACGTATAA
- a CDS encoding YtnP family quorum-quenching lactonase, whose protein sequence is METLQFGEIKLHWLNGGVTHMDGGAMFGVVPKPLWSKKYPVNEKNQIELRTDPIFFQYEGKNILIESGMGNGKLSDKQLRNYGVNEESNIEQELAKLNLTPDDIDVVLMTHLHFDHACGLTRPNGDAYDSVFKNAKIYTSITEWNEMRNPNVRSKNTYWEMNWKGIESQIQTFQDRIEVLPGLHMIHTGGHSDGHSIIVFEQGDERLVHMADLMPTHAHKNPLWVLAYDDYPMTSIGQKQEWIPKGMTEGAWFTFYHDAIYRAIQFNADGEIVDVVKRNI, encoded by the coding sequence ATGGAAACGCTACAATTCGGGGAAATTAAACTGCACTGGTTGAACGGTGGGGTCACGCATATGGACGGAGGAGCGATGTTCGGTGTAGTACCTAAGCCCTTATGGAGTAAGAAGTATCCTGTAAATGAAAAGAACCAAATCGAGTTAAGAACAGATCCGATTTTTTTTCAATATGAGGGTAAAAATATTCTCATTGAATCCGGTATGGGCAATGGTAAATTGTCGGACAAGCAATTGCGAAATTATGGTGTAAATGAAGAATCTAATATCGAACAAGAACTCGCGAAATTAAATCTTACGCCAGATGATATCGATGTGGTATTGATGACACATCTTCACTTCGACCATGCTTGTGGTTTAACGCGACCTAATGGTGATGCGTATGATTCAGTATTCAAAAATGCAAAGATCTATACGTCTATTACTGAGTGGAACGAAATGAGAAATCCTAACGTTCGGTCAAAAAATACATATTGGGAAATGAACTGGAAGGGTATCGAGTCACAAATCCAAACGTTTCAAGATCGGATTGAGGTGCTGCCTGGACTACATATGATTCACACAGGTGGTCACAGTGATGGACATTCCATTATTGTTTTCGAGCAAGGCGATGAGAGACTTGTCCATATGGCAGATCTAATGCCGACTCATGCGCACAAAAATCCACTTTGGGTGCTTGCGTACGATGACTATCCGATGACATCTATTGGTCAAAAGCAAGAATGGATACCAAAAGGAATGACTGAGGGAGCATGGTTCACGTTTTATCATGATGCCATTTATCGTGCGATACAGTTTAATGCTGACGGTGAAATCGTGGATGTAGTTAAAAGAAACATTTGA